A genomic region of Trifolium pratense cultivar HEN17-A07 linkage group LG3, ARS_RC_1.1, whole genome shotgun sequence contains the following coding sequences:
- the LOC123916332 gene encoding protein NEN4: MQEVSNLSNIELHAPEIVFFDLETNVPKKVGQGFCVLEFGAIVVSAHKLSEIESYTTLIKPKDLSVVSVKPSRSDGITREAVKNAPCFEDVAERIFGILNGRVWAGHNIQRFDCVRIKEAFDGINMPAPVPIGIIDSLGVLTEKFGRRAGNMKMATLASYFGLGQQKHRSLDDVRMNLEVVKHCATVLFLESTLPNTLHNDKSKWYGSSSIMTRSRTNGKSPSPCREETSRKSPPASFSYQRTVPYTRGSLGKVAERMKGLLCKAQGQPPLQQLLKHSHSLLR, encoded by the exons atgcAGGAGGTTTCTAATTTAAGCAATATTGAACTACATGCTCCTGAAATTGTGTTTTTTGATTTGGAAacaaatgtaccaaaaaaagttGGACAAGGATTCTGTGTCCTTGAATTTGGTGCAATTGTAGTTAGTGCTCACAAACTAAGCGAAATTGAGAGCTATACAACATTGATAAAACCGAAAGATTTATCTGTTGTATCGGTGAAACCTAGTAGAAGCGATGGAATAACACGTGAAGCTGTGAAAAATGCACCGTGTTTTGAAGATGTTGCTGAGAGGATATTCGGTATTTTGAATGGAAGGGTTTGGGCTGGTCATAACATTCAAAGATTTGATTGTGTTCGTATTAAAGAAGCTTTTGATGGTATTAATATGCCAGCACCTGTACCTATTGGAATCATTGATTCTTTAGGGGTTTTAACTGAGAAATTTGGAAGAAGAGCTGGTAATATGAAG ATGGCTACATTGGCTTCTTATTTTGGCTTGGGGCAACAAAAACACAg GAGTCTAGATGATGTTCGGATGAACTTGGAGGTGGTCAAGCATTGTGCAACAGTGTTATTTCTG GAATCTACTCTACCAAATACATTGCATAATGACAAAAGCAAATGGTATGGCTCTTCTAGCATCATGACAAGAAGCAGAACAAATGGGAAATCACCATCACCATGCAGAGAAGAGACGAGTAGAAAATCTCCCCCTGCCTCATTTTCATATCAAAGAACGGTTCCCTATACTAGGGGAAGTTTGGGAAAG GTGGCCGAAAGAATGAAGGGATTGTTGTGTAAAGCACAAGGACAACCACCTCTACAACAATTATTAAAGCATTCTCATTCATTGCTTAGGTGA
- the LOC123916581 gene encoding protein SOSEKI 2 → MDIRSHRGGRETSPDRAKICRMKQKVKPIRKVQVVYYLSRNGLLEHPHFMEVTLSPNQPLRLKDVFDRLMALRGTGMPAQYSWSTKRNYKSGYVWHDLALQDIIHPSEGGAEYVLKGSELVEGSCSERFQQLNLSDKQGIQQHPEQNFTSYRTSKSKVTTLSGNCQQKLESEDQYEEYEEELLGDGEKTSYTSSTTTPHSRCSRGVSTEELDEVVITNSHNTPQPHPVANSTTTLAEKLKQREERKVNNVISANFPKRLGNESLTSAPATQSRYSVLLQLIACGSSGAEMKAKQQGEARLSNVGTTSKRRESVDEEEKVYSSGDGEDLCVSENPRLLGNLQSEEKEYFSGSIVESMKANRVAFQTEPVLKKSNSYNEERRSRLGMEEVKERKGGVREKCIPLKKSSKESRK, encoded by the exons ATGGACATTCGTTCACATAGAGGTGGTAGAGAAACGAGTCCAGACCGTGCGAAAATATGTAGAATGAAGCAAAAAGTGAAACCCATTAGAAAAGTTCAAGTTGTTTACTATCTCTCAAGAAATGGCTTATTGGAACATCCACATTTCATGGAAGTTACACTTTCTCCCAATCAACCTCTACGTTTGAAAGATGTATTTGATCGCCTCATGGCACTCAGAGGAACTGGCATGCCTGCTCAATATTCATGGTCTACTAAAAG GAACTATAAGAGTGGATATGTGTGGCATGATTTGGCACTGCAGGACATAATACATCCATCAGAAGGTGGAGCAGAGTATGTACTTAAAGGATCTGAACTAGTTGAAGGATCATGTTCTG AAAGATTTCAACAATTAAACTTGAGTGATAAACAAGGAATTCAGCAACATCCAGAACAAAATTTCACTAGTTATAGAACTTCAAAGAGCAAAGTAACAACATTAAGTGGAAATTGTCAACAGAAACTAGAGAGTGAAGATCAATACGAAGAATACGAAGAAGAATTATTAGGAGATGGAGAGAAAACAAGTTACACAAGTTCAACAACAACACCACACTCACGTTGCTCTAGAGGTGTATCAACAGAAGAACTTGATGAAGTAGTTATAACTAATTCCCATAATACCCCTCAACCGCATCCTGTTGCAAATTCCACTACTACCCTCGCTGAGAAACTGAAACAGAGAGAGGAGAGAAAGGTGAACAATGTGATTAGCGCTAATTTCCCAAAACGGTTAGGGAATGAGTCGCTGACGTCAGCTCCAGCAACGCAAAGTCGTTACTCTGTTTTGTTGCAACTGATAGCGTGTGGAAGTTCTGGTGCGGAGATGAAAGCGAAGCAACAGGGTGAAGCGAGGTTGAGCAATGTGGGGACCACAAGTAAGAGAAGGGAGAGTGTTGATGAGGAGGAGAAGGTTTATTCCTCCGGTGACGGTGAGGATTTGTGTGTATCGGAGAATCCGAGGTTGTTAGGGAATTTGCAGTCGGAGGAGAAGGAATATTTTAGCGGGAGTATTGTTGAATCGATGAAAGCCAACCGGGTCGCTTTTCAGACTGAACCGGTGCTCAAGAAATCTAATTCATATAATGAAGAAAG GAGAAGCAGGCTAGGGATGGAGGAGGTGAAGGAAAGAAAAGGAGGAGTGAGAGAGAAATGCATACCACTTAAGAAATCTTCCAAAGAGAGTAGGAAATGA